One genomic window of Coffea eugenioides isolate CCC68of chromosome 1, Ceug_1.0, whole genome shotgun sequence includes the following:
- the LOC113750632 gene encoding kiwellin-like, giving the protein MAKFAILSFLISLNILSFSSPGSAISSCNGPCQTLNDCDGQLICIGGKCNDDPDVGTHMCSGSSPSGPSPSGNCRPTGSMTCKGVTKPTYTCSPPVTSSTAAILTLNNFEEGGEGGAESECDGQFHQNSERVVALSTGWYAGGSRCGKMIRIRASNGRSVTAKVVDECDSRNGCDKEHAGQPPCDNNIVDGSSAVWRALGLNEDDGRVPVTWSMA; this is encoded by the coding sequence ATGGCAAAATTTGCCATACTTTCCTTCTTGATTTCGCTCAACATCTTATCTTTTTCTTCCCCAGGATCAGCCATCTCCTCATGCAATGGTCCATGCCAAACCTTAAATGATTGCGACGGCCAGTTAATTTGCATTGGAGGAAAATGTAACGACGATCCTGACGTTGGGACCCACATGTGCAGCGGAAGCTCGCCTTCCGGGCCATCCCCTTCGGGCAACTGCCGTCCAACTGGCTCTATGACGTGTAAAGGAGTGACTAAACCCACCTATACATGCTCTCCCCCGGTTACTAGCTCCACAGCAGCAATTCTTACGCTAAATAATTTTGAAGAAGGCGGAGAAGGCGGGGCTGAATCAGAATGTGACGGCCAATTTCACCAAAATAGTGAAAGGGTTGTTGCACTTTCCACTGGTTGGTATGCAGGAGGGTCGAGGTGTGGGAAAATGATAAGAATCAGAGCCAGCAATGGGAGAAGCGTGACTGCAAAGGTTGTGGATGAATGCGACTCCAGAAATGGCTGTGATAAGGAGCACGCTGGCCAGCCACCTTGCGATAACAACATCGTTGATGGATCCAGTGCTGTCTGGAGAGCACTAGGGCTTAACGAGGATGATGGAAGAGTACCAGTTACTTGGTCTATGGCATGA